A DNA window from Paenibacillus sp. HWE-109 contains the following coding sequences:
- a CDS encoding MFS transporter, producing the protein MAKLEYASNQRQARNVWTLFFSLPIFAWAMYDFANTIFSSNIVTVFYPFYLKETLGKSEELNQIASTFITYSNAISSFFLVLLSPLFGVWIDRTGKKKAYLIPFTLIAIAATLLMGASAIWDTEQQWLGLNTSVLGVILFFMIAKFFYNSSLIFYDSMISDLGNTREIPIISGVGVAVGYVGTLVGLVVYPLINGNQFENTFIPSALMFLLFSLPIMLFYKEKPIQAAGEKKSLLSGYKEIWLTFKEARNYKAAFLFMIAYFFFNDAIATAIAVMAIYANTVMGFTTGQFILLYLVSTISSIIGSFLFGYVTRSLGPKRAVTIVAFILIIAIAIASLATSQSLFWVAGSLYGVSMGAMWVTSRTLIVQLTPEEKRGQFFGLFAFSGKVSSIVGPALYGSITWALASYGNMASRVALGSLLLLVIIGLLVHMRVPQKLHSSS; encoded by the coding sequence TTGGCAAAGCTCGAATATGCTTCCAACCAAAGACAGGCACGCAATGTCTGGACCCTGTTCTTTTCTTTGCCCATCTTCGCTTGGGCGATGTACGATTTCGCGAATACGATTTTCTCCTCCAATATCGTAACTGTCTTTTATCCCTTTTACCTCAAAGAAACGTTAGGCAAAAGCGAAGAATTAAACCAGATCGCCAGCACGTTCATCACTTACTCCAATGCGATATCCAGCTTCTTCCTCGTGCTGCTCTCGCCGTTATTCGGGGTTTGGATCGACCGAACAGGCAAGAAGAAAGCCTATCTGATTCCTTTTACCCTAATCGCCATAGCAGCCACACTGCTTATGGGGGCTTCAGCTATATGGGATACGGAGCAGCAGTGGCTGGGCCTTAACACATCCGTACTAGGCGTCATTCTCTTTTTTATGATCGCCAAATTCTTTTACAACTCCAGCTTAATCTTCTACGATTCCATGATCTCAGACTTGGGCAATACACGCGAAATCCCGATTATTTCCGGTGTTGGCGTAGCCGTTGGCTACGTGGGAACTTTAGTCGGACTTGTCGTCTATCCCTTGATTAACGGGAATCAGTTCGAGAACACGTTCATCCCCAGCGCGCTGATGTTCCTGCTCTTCTCCCTGCCAATCATGCTCTTCTACAAAGAGAAGCCTATTCAAGCGGCCGGTGAGAAAAAATCGCTGCTCAGCGGGTATAAGGAAATCTGGCTTACGTTCAAAGAAGCACGAAATTACAAGGCAGCCTTCCTGTTCATGATCGCCTACTTCTTCTTCAATGATGCCATTGCCACCGCAATAGCAGTGATGGCTATCTACGCGAACACGGTCATGGGATTCACAACCGGACAATTCATTCTGCTCTATTTGGTTTCTACGATATCTAGCATCATAGGTTCGTTCCTCTTCGGTTATGTGACCCGCAGCCTCGGTCCCAAAAGAGCTGTGACGATCGTCGCCTTCATCCTGATTATCGCTATTGCCATAGCGTCTCTAGCCACTAGCCAGAGCTTATTCTGGGTCGCAGGCAGCTTGTACGGCGTATCTATGGGCGCTATGTGGGTAACTTCACGGACGCTTATCGTGCAATTAACGCCGGAGGAGAAACGCGGCCAGTTCTTCGGACTGTTCGCCTTTTCCGGAAAAGTGTCCTCCATCGTCGGTCCCGCTCTGTACGGATCGATTACGTGGGCGCTTGCCTCCTATGGAAACATGGCTAGCCGCGTAGCGCTGGGCTCCCTCTTGCTCCTCGTGATTATTGGGCTACTCGTACACATGCGTGTGCCGCAGAAATTGCATTCATCCTCGTGA
- a CDS encoding ATP-binding protein: MKTFTKSRISLLYVILIVVLLAFVSVSNYIASRNMESENNAIVNESIPIATTTNSLLTDLINQETAIRGFLLTSIEQHLEPYTTGKKQLEDDLDNIRVYDKKYPTLQLIMDTQAIPAITNLQKHYDSQLELIRAGKSEEAKARIAAGKTMMDRYRMIHTSIEKTIDQITSDAYTASLKAGQTSRMITLVGGIIALIAGSLSIFISFRAIQAEEELRKSEETYRYMAESLETQNEEIIAQQEEQQVTLAKLSERERDLELISSYQEKLTGYVELKDFLKQTLPALLNSLAQDAALVVLERPENEDDTSYEVIHSIGYPKNHIKQHQKELFGPAKRVFDEGIPNYHSRDVSGHEQGIHGSMIRAIDQYIPLFDDKQSVIGFLLLTSYQSSYLHESNERLTKGLVRQFGLAFYSQVMNDERLKQAANLAALNDQLTAEKQLIEGQRDLIQNILESAHEGMMMCDSHGTILFSNHRMNRYFGLNERIGENLVESCHEIAVETTSFIGVATSIEALIDGSHSHMTQRFSFMLDEQPQYAELYATVVSEDTEQQGFLFVFRDRTEEERIDEMKNEFISIVSHELRTPLASVLGFIEILLHRELSQDKQKKYMETIYKEAHRLSNLINDFLDLQRMESGRQLYHFSPINLVMTAQEIADQWQDKQNHRILIHQQEDELWVRADADRMRQVFHNLISNAIKYSPGADRIDIRLTVEQGKVIISVQDYGLGIPEEAQGQMFSKFFRVDNSDRRQIGGTGLGLAIVKEIVEGHNGQISYTSEMGQGTTFRVVFDQFHISTMDGKIVIFEDDDDLAKLIQVALNKFNLPSIQLRSAEEGIIALSRCIGEPILFIVDIHLEGSKTGWDFIADLSHHPVYYQTPVIVSTALDQPHDYHEKDIQKYLKKPFSMERLVQVAKHLLETKQSNAYVFHTQDKASLSTTLQRNGIDIIEMKANMDMIEVEIKKPHSDS, translated from the coding sequence ATGAAGACATTCACGAAATCTCGGATCTCTCTGCTATACGTTATCTTAATTGTAGTCTTACTGGCGTTCGTAAGTGTCTCCAACTACATTGCATCACGGAATATGGAAAGCGAAAATAATGCGATCGTGAATGAGTCGATTCCTATTGCTACCACAACGAACAGTTTATTGACGGATTTAATTAATCAAGAAACGGCGATCCGTGGGTTCCTGCTAACTTCCATTGAACAACATCTAGAGCCCTATACAACGGGAAAAAAACAATTGGAAGATGATTTAGACAATATTCGCGTCTACGATAAGAAATATCCGACCTTACAGCTCATTATGGATACGCAAGCCATCCCGGCTATTACGAATTTGCAGAAGCACTATGATTCGCAATTAGAATTGATACGCGCCGGAAAAAGCGAGGAAGCCAAAGCTCGAATAGCGGCAGGCAAAACGATGATGGACCGCTATCGCATGATTCATACCAGCATCGAGAAAACCATCGATCAAATTACATCAGATGCCTACACAGCCTCGCTGAAAGCCGGTCAAACCTCCCGAATGATTACACTCGTCGGCGGTATTATTGCTTTGATCGCAGGCAGTCTATCGATCTTCATCTCATTTCGAGCTATTCAAGCGGAGGAAGAGCTGCGAAAAAGCGAGGAAACCTACCGCTATATGGCAGAGAGCCTGGAGACGCAGAATGAGGAGATTATCGCTCAGCAGGAAGAGCAGCAGGTCACCTTGGCCAAATTATCTGAGAGAGAGCGCGACTTGGAACTCATTTCCTCCTACCAGGAGAAGTTAACGGGTTATGTGGAGCTGAAAGATTTCTTGAAGCAAACCCTGCCAGCCTTGCTCAACTCATTGGCCCAGGATGCCGCTTTGGTCGTGCTGGAACGTCCTGAGAACGAAGATGATACGTCCTATGAAGTCATTCATTCTATTGGATATCCCAAGAATCACATTAAGCAACATCAGAAGGAGCTTTTTGGTCCTGCGAAGCGCGTATTTGATGAAGGCATACCGAATTATCACTCACGCGATGTGTCAGGGCATGAACAAGGGATTCACGGCAGCATGATACGGGCTATCGACCAGTATATCCCGCTTTTTGATGATAAACAGTCGGTCATCGGCTTCTTGTTGTTAACCAGCTACCAGAGTTCCTATCTTCACGAGAGTAATGAACGCCTGACCAAAGGCTTGGTGCGCCAGTTCGGCTTAGCTTTCTATTCCCAGGTAATGAATGATGAACGACTCAAACAAGCAGCCAATTTGGCTGCCCTGAATGACCAACTGACGGCGGAGAAACAGCTTATTGAAGGACAGCGTGATTTGATTCAAAATATTTTGGAATCTGCTCACGAAGGCATGATGATGTGTGACTCCCACGGCACCATTCTCTTCTCCAATCATCGCATGAACCGTTATTTCGGCCTGAACGAACGGATCGGCGAGAATTTGGTTGAAAGCTGTCACGAAATCGCGGTTGAAACAACAAGCTTCATTGGCGTTGCTACATCCATTGAGGCCCTAATTGACGGCTCCCATTCCCATATGACGCAGCGTTTCAGCTTCATGTTGGATGAGCAGCCCCAATATGCGGAGCTGTACGCAACCGTTGTAAGTGAAGATACGGAACAACAGGGCTTCTTGTTCGTATTCCGCGACCGTACCGAAGAAGAACGTATTGATGAGATGAAAAATGAGTTCATCAGCATTGTTTCCCACGAACTGCGGACGCCGCTGGCCAGCGTACTCGGATTCATTGAGATCCTCCTGCATCGTGAGCTATCGCAAGATAAACAGAAGAAATACATGGAGACCATCTACAAAGAAGCGCACCGCCTATCGAATTTAATTAACGATTTCTTGGACTTGCAGCGTATGGAATCCGGTCGTCAGCTGTATCACTTCTCACCGATTAACCTGGTGATGACGGCGCAGGAAATTGCCGATCAGTGGCAGGATAAGCAAAACCATCGCATCCTTATCCATCAGCAGGAAGATGAATTATGGGTTCGCGCCGATGCGGATCGGATGCGTCAGGTGTTCCACAACCTGATCAGCAATGCCATCAAGTACTCACCGGGCGCAGACCGCATCGATATTCGACTGACCGTGGAACAAGGGAAAGTGATCATATCGGTGCAGGACTACGGTCTTGGCATTCCAGAGGAAGCACAAGGGCAAATGTTCTCGAAATTTTTCCGTGTCGACAATTCTGATCGCCGACAAATTGGCGGTACGGGGTTAGGCCTTGCGATTGTCAAAGAAATTGTCGAAGGTCATAACGGCCAAATCTCCTATACGTCTGAGATGGGGCAAGGCACGACGTTCCGCGTCGTCTTTGATCAATTCCACATATCCACGATGGATGGGAAAATTGTTATTTTCGAAGATGATGATGATCTAGCCAAGCTGATTCAAGTCGCTTTGAATAAGTTCAATCTTCCCTCTATCCAGCTGCGTTCCGCGGAAGAAGGCATTATCGCGCTAAGCCGCTGTATAGGAGAGCCTATACTATTCATCGTCGATATTCATCTGGAAGGGTCCAAAACAGGTTGGGATTTCATTGCTGATCTATCCCATCATCCCGTGTATTATCAAACGCCTGTGATCGTTTCAACAGCGCTGGACCAGCCGCATGATTATCATGAGAAAGATATTCAAAAGTATCTCAAAAAGCCTTTCTCCATGGAGCGACTCGTCCAGGTGGCGAAGCACTTGTTGGAAACCAAGCAGAGCAATGCTTACGTCTTCCATACCCAAGATAAAGCATCGCTATCCACAACCCTGCAGCGCAACGGTATTGATATCATCGAAATGAAAGCAAATATGGATATGATCGAGGTCGAAATCAAGAAGCCGCATTCAGACTCCTAA
- the pyrH gene encoding UMP kinase, with product MRYKRVLIKLSGGAVAGNSEFGFDPTQLDHIANEIMTVVQLGVEVCLVIGGGNIFRGNMGESWGIEKAEADNIGTLATVINSLMLRGVLKAKTEAEVRVMTAIPIASVAEPFIRLRAIHHLEKGYIVIFAGGNGQPFVTTDYPSVQRAIEVNCEAILVAKQGVDGVFDKDPKHHKEAVQYKSLHYNDVIHNNLKVMDQSAFILARDYHIPIHVFNFDKPGSMKEICMGQNTGTIISGSSELIYH from the coding sequence ATGCGGTACAAACGGGTCCTCATCAAGCTGAGCGGCGGTGCTGTCGCGGGCAATAGCGAGTTTGGTTTCGATCCCACGCAGCTGGATCACATTGCGAATGAGATTATGACGGTCGTTCAATTAGGTGTCGAGGTGTGCTTAGTCATTGGCGGAGGCAATATTTTCCGCGGCAATATGGGGGAAAGCTGGGGGATCGAGAAAGCCGAAGCCGACAATATCGGTACGCTGGCGACAGTTATTAATAGCCTTATGCTGCGCGGCGTTTTGAAAGCGAAGACCGAAGCGGAAGTACGCGTCATGACCGCTATTCCAATCGCCTCCGTGGCCGAACCTTTTATCCGGCTTAGAGCCATTCATCACCTGGAGAAAGGGTACATCGTCATCTTCGCCGGCGGCAACGGACAGCCTTTTGTCACGACAGACTACCCGTCGGTCCAACGAGCCATCGAAGTCAACTGCGAAGCCATTCTCGTGGCCAAACAAGGCGTTGACGGCGTCTTCGATAAAGATCCCAAACATCATAAAGAAGCCGTTCAGTACAAGTCACTCCACTACAATGATGTCATCCACAACAATTTGAAGGTCATGGACCAGTCCGCCTTCATTCTAGCCCGAGATTATCACATTCCCATTCATGTTTTTAACTTCGATAAGCCTGGATCTATGAAAGAGATTTGCATGGGGCAAAATACGGGCACGATCATTAGCGGCTCTTCGGAACTTATTTATCATTGA
- a CDS encoding EAL domain-containing protein has translation MQFKDSRIPPKQEVRPFFQPILSLQSQEIIGYETLGRRVREGQVESLGPFFKDPDIAEEEHLLIDRYLRERAIERIASVDDESSLFINLKPSWIYRTYKRTGVLPTIELLRKYQINPARIVIEVTEEEFTGKLQELTQIVELYRQFGCTIAIDDVGSGFSNFDRIASLQPKILKIDLNILKKSVIHAGYKALMQSFSILAAQMGASLLVEGVETKQELHSALQVGARYVQGFLFSKAEPDFQNKAVFKAMLKEEMNIFGQSEFQRYSRILAIHQSLDALIHDAVRIATPEDADHVIENMINNVPDNCIRMYICVGDGYQVSSNYTRKEEAWSKDESYRGANWTWRPYFISNILMMNLQEQGILSQAYTDLDTSHQIQTYSCALGEGYYLFLDLVI, from the coding sequence GTGCAGTTTAAAGACAGCAGGATTCCGCCAAAACAGGAAGTACGTCCATTCTTCCAACCCATCCTTTCCCTGCAAAGCCAAGAAATTATTGGTTACGAAACATTGGGAAGACGGGTACGGGAAGGCCAGGTAGAGAGTTTAGGCCCATTTTTCAAAGATCCCGACATTGCGGAAGAGGAGCATCTTCTCATTGACCGGTACTTAAGAGAGAGGGCGATTGAGCGGATCGCTAGCGTCGATGACGAGAGTTCGCTGTTCATTAACTTAAAGCCGTCATGGATTTACAGAACCTATAAGCGGACGGGCGTTCTACCGACCATTGAATTGTTAAGGAAATACCAAATAAATCCAGCGCGTATCGTAATTGAAGTAACCGAAGAAGAGTTTACCGGGAAGCTTCAGGAGCTAACACAGATCGTAGAGTTATATCGGCAATTCGGCTGTACGATTGCGATTGATGATGTGGGCAGCGGTTTTAGCAATTTCGACCGGATAGCCAGCTTGCAGCCCAAGATCTTGAAGATTGACCTTAATATTTTGAAAAAGAGCGTCATTCACGCTGGCTACAAGGCTTTGATGCAGTCCTTCTCCATCTTGGCGGCTCAAATGGGTGCCTCGCTCCTCGTCGAAGGCGTCGAAACGAAACAAGAACTGCACAGCGCGCTTCAAGTTGGCGCTAGATATGTGCAAGGATTCCTTTTCTCGAAAGCAGAACCTGATTTCCAGAACAAAGCTGTCTTCAAAGCCATGCTGAAAGAAGAGATGAACATCTTTGGCCAGAGCGAATTCCAGCGTTACAGCCGTATCTTGGCTATTCATCAGAGCTTGGATGCGCTCATTCATGATGCCGTTCGAATCGCAACCCCGGAAGATGCGGATCACGTGATCGAGAACATGATCAATAACGTTCCAGATAATTGTATACGAATGTACATATGCGTAGGAGACGGCTACCAAGTCTCTTCTAATTATACCCGCAAAGAGGAAGCTTGGAGTAAAGATGAGAGCTACCGCGGGGCGAACTGGACGTGGAGACCCTATTTTATCTCCAATATCCTCATGATGAACCTGCAGGAGCAGGGCATTCTCTCTCAAGCCTATACAGACTTGGATACGTCGCATCAGATTCAGACGTACTCCTGTGCTTTGGGAGAGGGGTATTATTTGTTTTTGGATCTGGTCATTTAA